One region of Aminobacterium colombiense DSM 12261 genomic DNA includes:
- a CDS encoding MalY/PatB family protein, with translation MGKYNFDAIIDRHHTSCEKWDFLKDKFGRDDLLAMWVADMDFTAPPEVIEVLKERVDHGIFGYTGRTDSYFDSIVQWVDKRHGWKIEANWIRHAPGVVPALSMSVLAFTQPGDGILVQPPVYPPFYSAVNGRGRRVVENPLVFRDGRFEMDFDDLEKKIDSSVKMLFLCNPHNPVGRVWTEEELKRLGEICGRHDLIIVSDEIHSDIVFKGFRHVPIASLSPELAARTITCIAPSKTFNIAGLSTSAIIIPNKRIRDNYTTVLDFLHIDSGNIFGTFALEAAYSKGEPWLEALIEYLEGNVNFIEDYLKENIPSIKLVRPEATYVPFLDCRGLGLSNGALFDLLINKARVAMNNGAWFGKGGEGFMRINIATPRALIKEGLDRIARALACIEK, from the coding sequence GTGGGAAAATATAATTTCGATGCAATTATTGATCGGCACCATACCTCGTGTGAGAAATGGGACTTTCTAAAAGATAAGTTTGGCCGTGATGACCTCCTTGCCATGTGGGTGGCTGATATGGATTTTACAGCCCCTCCAGAAGTGATAGAGGTGCTGAAAGAGCGGGTGGACCACGGTATTTTCGGCTATACCGGCAGAACGGATAGTTATTTCGATTCAATAGTCCAGTGGGTTGACAAAAGACATGGCTGGAAGATCGAAGCTAATTGGATCCGTCACGCTCCTGGCGTTGTGCCGGCCCTTTCTATGTCTGTTCTTGCCTTTACCCAGCCTGGAGACGGCATTCTGGTTCAGCCTCCCGTATACCCTCCTTTTTACAGCGCTGTAAATGGACGGGGACGCCGAGTTGTAGAAAACCCGCTGGTATTTCGTGACGGCCGATTTGAAATGGATTTTGACGATCTTGAGAAAAAGATAGATTCTTCGGTGAAGATGCTCTTTCTCTGCAATCCTCACAATCCTGTTGGGCGGGTATGGACAGAGGAAGAACTTAAAAGATTAGGCGAAATCTGCGGACGTCACGACCTCATTATTGTTTCGGACGAGATTCATTCAGATATTGTTTTTAAAGGATTCCGTCATGTTCCAATAGCATCTCTCTCACCAGAGCTTGCCGCAAGAACCATTACCTGTATCGCACCAAGCAAGACTTTCAATATTGCGGGGTTATCAACGTCAGCCATTATCATTCCCAATAAGAGGATTCGTGATAATTACACAACTGTTCTAGATTTTCTTCACATTGACAGCGGGAATATCTTTGGAACTTTTGCCCTGGAAGCAGCGTACAGCAAGGGAGAGCCTTGGCTGGAGGCGCTTATCGAATATCTTGAAGGCAATGTAAATTTTATTGAAGACTATTTGAAGGAAAATATTCCTTCCATAAAGCTGGTTCGGCCAGAGGCTACCTATGTCCCCTTCCTTGATTGCCGGGGCCTTGGCCTTTCAAATGGTGCCCTTTTCGATCTGCTGATCAATAAGGCGCGGGTAGCCATGAATAATGGCGCATGGTTTGGAAAAGGCGGAGAGGGCTTTATGCGCATCAATATAGCAACGCCCAGGGCCCTCATAAAGGAAGGGCTGGACCGCATCGCCAGAGCCTTGGCCTGCATAGAAAAATAA
- a CDS encoding adenosylcobalamin-dependent ribonucleoside-diphosphate reductase produces MKKEFNQRFDHEIDLDVLEHPAEPRLSENATWLLAQRYFIHRYDEEEGGVRQERSFEEFARRVARIIASAETLYLDKNDAKSLLWLQTLEKNIFNDILNRRFLFNSPCLFGAGAGMTTDPKLSTLVYKSPDHMTFEEYETLLASKTKNQQLFACFVIDIPDSIEGIFDSVKDASIISKFGGGVGGNFGWLREKGAGINGGTGGQASGPISFMETWNTMGSVVVQGGKRRAALMGMLFDNHPDIMDFIDAKTEENKLSYFNISVCVSDALLKAVEEEGDFPLISRIDGSVAKTVKAKDLWNKLSESAWKRGDPGVFFIDRANADNLLKLDPEWRIESTNPCGEQPLPNYTSCNLGSINVEAFVTSKGGLPAFDTDGFVDQVYRSIYYLDLVIDACSYPLPRIEERTKRIRPVGLGVMGLADAAILLGMRYGGERFDEYCTSLGESMAAAALCATEEIVSVIGKAPFDESHLVKDLFHKFRDETGQKELFTAEWLKSTTIEDIISLIALMRGSETVPYTLINAIESIVNNEGLGSEEERLAKVKDVLKALESGQIRNSRRLSIAPTGSISMLMDTSSGIEPNFAWTWTRRIIKKDGEGHELREFCHKLLSEELHQELKQTGCISDPTYVTAYDISTDEHVAVTGIFSRYIDSGISKTVNLPYSADVEDVQKVYEMCYKLGTKGITIYRDGSRSAQPIEVKKKEEGVPHTSKVKQRPGLVVFGKTIKQKTPWGSMYVTLNFDGTEPFEVFASIGKSGSELNAMTEALSRAISIGLRSGGKLEDFIATLKGLSGKEYWVFDYDDTHVARSIPDAIAMLLEKLIEKEEKPGEKHDLRCPECGSPMEMISGCAYCFSCGHSPCK; encoded by the coding sequence ATGAAGAAAGAATTCAACCAACGCTTTGACCACGAGATCGACCTGGATGTTCTTGAGCACCCTGCGGAGCCCCGTTTGTCAGAAAATGCCACATGGCTTCTTGCTCAGCGTTATTTTATCCACCGGTACGACGAAGAAGAAGGTGGAGTACGACAAGAGCGTTCCTTTGAAGAATTTGCGCGCCGGGTGGCTCGTATTATAGCGAGTGCAGAAACCCTCTACCTCGATAAAAACGATGCAAAATCCCTTTTATGGCTTCAAACCCTTGAGAAGAATATTTTTAACGATATTCTCAACAGACGGTTTCTTTTTAACTCTCCTTGCCTTTTTGGGGCCGGAGCGGGTATGACTACTGATCCCAAGCTGTCGACCCTTGTCTATAAGTCTCCAGATCACATGACCTTTGAAGAATACGAAACCCTGCTGGCCTCGAAAACAAAAAATCAGCAGCTTTTCGCATGTTTTGTTATTGATATTCCTGATAGCATCGAGGGCATTTTCGACTCCGTAAAAGATGCCAGCATTATTAGTAAATTTGGTGGTGGTGTTGGTGGAAATTTCGGATGGCTGAGAGAAAAAGGGGCGGGTATAAACGGGGGGACCGGGGGACAGGCCAGTGGCCCCATCTCCTTTATGGAAACCTGGAATACCATGGGGTCAGTGGTGGTACAGGGGGGGAAGCGCCGTGCCGCTCTCATGGGGATGCTCTTTGATAATCATCCGGATATTATGGATTTTATTGATGCGAAAACAGAAGAAAACAAACTTTCATATTTTAATATCTCAGTCTGTGTTTCAGATGCCCTGCTTAAGGCTGTTGAGGAAGAGGGCGATTTCCCATTGATCTCGCGTATTGACGGCTCAGTGGCCAAAACTGTGAAAGCGAAAGACCTTTGGAACAAGCTTTCTGAAAGCGCCTGGAAACGGGGCGACCCCGGTGTTTTCTTTATCGATCGCGCCAATGCAGACAACCTCCTCAAGCTTGACCCGGAGTGGCGCATAGAATCCACAAATCCCTGCGGGGAGCAGCCGCTGCCGAATTATACGAGCTGCAACCTGGGCTCTATTAATGTAGAAGCCTTCGTTACGTCCAAAGGCGGCCTTCCTGCTTTTGACACAGACGGCTTTGTGGATCAGGTCTACCGCTCAATTTATTACCTTGACCTCGTGATCGATGCCTGCTCATATCCCCTGCCCCGCATCGAAGAGCGAACAAAAAGGATTCGTCCTGTGGGGTTGGGTGTCATGGGCCTGGCAGATGCTGCCATTTTGCTGGGAATGCGCTACGGCGGAGAACGTTTTGACGAATACTGCACCTCTCTTGGTGAAAGCATGGCGGCAGCCGCTTTGTGCGCCACAGAAGAAATAGTTTCGGTTATAGGGAAAGCTCCCTTTGATGAAAGCCACCTGGTGAAAGACCTATTCCATAAATTCAGAGATGAAACGGGCCAGAAAGAGCTCTTTACTGCCGAATGGCTTAAAAGTACCACCATTGAAGACATCATTTCCCTTATCGCTCTTATGAGGGGAAGCGAAACGGTTCCATACACATTAATAAATGCCATAGAAAGCATTGTGAACAATGAGGGCCTGGGAAGTGAGGAAGAACGTCTCGCAAAAGTAAAAGATGTTCTGAAAGCCCTGGAATCAGGTCAGATAAGAAATAGCCGCCGGCTCAGCATTGCCCCCACAGGCTCAATCTCAATGCTTATGGATACAAGCTCGGGAATTGAACCCAACTTTGCCTGGACATGGACCAGGCGTATTATTAAAAAGGATGGGGAAGGGCATGAGCTGCGAGAATTCTGCCATAAGCTGCTCAGCGAAGAGCTGCACCAGGAACTGAAGCAGACAGGTTGTATCTCAGACCCAACCTATGTCACTGCCTATGACATATCCACAGATGAACATGTTGCCGTTACAGGCATTTTTTCACGCTATATCGACAGCGGCATCAGCAAAACAGTGAACTTGCCCTATTCCGCAGATGTTGAAGATGTGCAAAAAGTGTATGAAATGTGTTATAAGCTGGGAACCAAGGGAATCACCATCTACCGTGACGGATCCAGATCTGCCCAACCCATAGAGGTGAAGAAAAAGGAAGAGGGGGTTCCCCACACAAGCAAGGTTAAACAGCGTCCGGGTCTTGTGGTGTTCGGAAAAACGATTAAGCAGAAAACGCCGTGGGGAAGCATGTACGTAACCCTCAACTTTGATGGCACTGAACCTTTTGAGGTCTTTGCTTCCATTGGAAAGAGCGGCTCTGAGCTCAACGCCATGACAGAAGCCCTTTCCAGAGCTATCTCTATAGGATTGCGAAGCGGCGGCAAGCTCGAAGACTTCATTGCAACACTGAAGGGCCTGTCAGGAAAAGAGTACTGGGTATTCGACTATGACGATACTCACGTTGCCCGCTCCATTCCAGACGCTATTGCCATGCTGCTCGAAAAACTTATAGAAAAAGAAGAGAAGCCAGGAGAAAAACATGACCTGCGCTGCCCTGAATGCGGCAGCCCCATGGAAATGATCTCAGGATGTGCCTACTGCTTCAGCTGCGGCCACTCGCCGTGTAAGTAG
- a CDS encoding RidA family protein has product MKKIIASPDAPKAVGPYSQAVMVGGFLFASGQLPVDPATGKMVEGDIQTQFHQLMKNVTAVLKEAGLTFDDVVKTTIFLTDMGNFAAVNAVYAEYFKGDKPARSCVQVAALPLGGEVEMELIACQK; this is encoded by the coding sequence ATGAAAAAGATCATTGCGTCACCGGATGCGCCCAAAGCAGTTGGTCCATACTCACAAGCTGTCATGGTTGGTGGCTTTCTTTTTGCCTCAGGACAGCTTCCCGTTGATCCAGCAACCGGCAAGATGGTAGAAGGAGACATCCAGACACAGTTTCATCAGCTCATGAAAAATGTTACAGCGGTATTGAAAGAAGCGGGACTTACCTTTGACGACGTGGTAAAAACAACCATTTTCCTGACTGATATGGGTAACTTTGCCGCCGTCAATGCGGTCTATGCTGAATATTTTAAAGGCGATAAGCCAGCCCGTTCTTGTGTCCAAGTAGCTGCTTTACCTCTTGGCGGAGAAGTGGAAATGGAACTTATTGCCTGTCAGAAGTAG
- the tsaA gene encoding tRNA (N6-threonylcarbamoyladenosine(37)-N6)-methyltransferase TrmO — protein MMVEEFRLQSIGVIRSPFRQRKGMPIQPAGARGIRGTVEVLPKYEKGLQDLEGFSHIYLLYWFHLSEGYDLTVKPFMDSEYRGIFATRAPRRPNQIGLSIVRLVSIKGNTLYIEDIDILDGTPLLDIKPFVPEFDIFNRTFRSGWLEKQAVKAEEVKSDERFSG, from the coding sequence ATGATGGTGGAGGAATTCAGACTCCAAAGTATTGGTGTCATCCGGTCGCCATTTCGTCAGAGAAAAGGAATGCCCATTCAGCCTGCGGGAGCCCGGGGCATTAGGGGCACCGTTGAAGTGCTGCCTAAATATGAGAAAGGACTGCAGGATCTTGAGGGTTTCTCTCACATCTATCTACTGTATTGGTTTCATCTTTCTGAAGGGTACGACCTTACAGTAAAACCTTTTATGGATTCGGAATATCGTGGGATATTTGCCACCAGGGCACCTAGAAGGCCCAACCAGATAGGGCTTTCTATCGTTCGCCTTGTATCGATAAAAGGGAACACCCTGTATATTGAAGATATAGATATTCTTGATGGGACACCTCTTCTCGATATAAAACCCTTTGTACCGGAATTTGATATTTTCAATAGAACTTTTCGCTCTGGCTGGCTTGAAAAACAGGCTGTAAAGGCAGAAGAAGTTAAATCAGACGAGCGTTTTAGCGGTTAG
- a CDS encoding UPF0182 family protein produces MTKYNPFSEDEWFNNEEATPRRKVKFPVFPGGKKFIWLLAACVVIVFLAIPSLGHFYTDYLWFEALEQTAVFWTMLVPKWILFAVATVVSFALLFLNFRIARRNTLKLLPEDSPFGNFPKTLTSSAVFIGAGILALMNGFSTQKHWDMILRFLHSNPFEISDPIFGKNVAFYIYHLPFWSFMQEWGMGILILSLIGSGALYAFVIVPLFAGNRQTVPQSVFKHLSLLVAALALLWGAGFWLERFNLLYSPRGVAFGASYTDMHADLLALNVMTGLTLLVAILLVVGIYRSTWKFSVATLGMLVVASVLLRGIYPEVIQKYVVEPNEFDKERPFIEYNIEATLHAYGLDKLKNVSILPESEATWDKLEQNKESMQNVRLWDSRPLLRSFKQLQEIRSYYDFIDVDIDRYRFDEEYRQVMIAARELDLKSLQNPTWVNQHVEFTHGYGIVMNPVNEVSPSGLPILWVENLPPRVHIPVDLSRPQIYFGEKPDSYIFVKTTEKEFDYPMGTSNVRTTYEGSGGVSIGSFFRRMLFAMRYGDSKILFTSVFTPESRILFYRNVQQRLRRVAPFLLYDSDPYLVIHDGRLVWMQDAYTTTDRYPYSEPISISMGDRRGYFKINYIRNSVKATVDAYDGTMRFYIVNENDPLIKTWKQIFPSLFSSIEEMPKNLREHIRYPKDMFSIQSETLKTYHMLDPNTFYNKEDVWQTYRGSDGTEPLAAHYMIMKLGDGQPAEFALIAPFMPVGRDNMIAWMAGRCDGEKYGELLVYTFPKQKLIYGPAQVEALTNQHPEISSQLSLWSQRGSDVIKGNIMVIPIEDAVLYVQPLYLRAENSDLPELKRVIVSTGGRVEWGERLDEALEKLLGKREGKTSTKPPLPAKEEAGEEKPLLYDGAIKELVQQAQHTWEQAQKALKEGNWNRYGEMMKQLESLLQQLGNAIQ; encoded by the coding sequence ATGACTAAATATAATCCGTTTTCTGAAGATGAATGGTTTAACAATGAAGAAGCAACACCTCGCCGCAAGGTAAAATTTCCAGTCTTTCCCGGAGGAAAGAAATTTATCTGGCTTCTGGCCGCATGTGTGGTTATCGTCTTTTTGGCTATTCCCTCCCTGGGTCACTTCTATACCGATTATCTCTGGTTTGAAGCCCTGGAGCAGACAGCTGTTTTTTGGACCATGCTTGTGCCAAAGTGGATTTTATTTGCGGTGGCAACTGTTGTTTCTTTTGCGCTGCTTTTTTTAAACTTCCGTATTGCCAGGCGTAATACATTGAAGCTTCTCCCCGAAGATTCGCCTTTCGGCAATTTTCCTAAAACACTTACCTCTTCCGCTGTTTTTATAGGAGCCGGCATTTTAGCTTTGATGAACGGATTCTCCACACAGAAACACTGGGATATGATTCTGCGATTTCTTCACAGCAATCCCTTTGAGATCTCTGACCCTATTTTTGGCAAAAATGTTGCCTTCTATATCTATCATTTGCCATTCTGGTCTTTCATGCAGGAGTGGGGAATGGGCATTCTTATTCTAAGCCTTATTGGATCAGGCGCACTCTACGCCTTTGTGATAGTTCCTCTTTTTGCGGGGAACAGGCAAACGGTGCCCCAATCAGTATTCAAACACCTCTCTTTACTTGTCGCCGCCCTTGCTCTTCTTTGGGGGGCCGGATTTTGGCTTGAACGATTCAACCTTCTATACTCTCCAAGAGGGGTAGCCTTTGGCGCCAGCTATACAGATATGCATGCCGATCTTCTGGCCCTTAACGTTATGACGGGGCTTACACTTCTTGTTGCCATACTTCTTGTGGTGGGAATTTATAGGAGTACGTGGAAGTTTTCTGTCGCTACCCTTGGGATGCTGGTGGTTGCTTCTGTCCTTTTACGCGGCATTTATCCTGAGGTTATCCAGAAATATGTTGTAGAACCCAATGAATTTGACAAGGAGCGCCCTTTTATTGAATACAATATTGAAGCGACTCTCCATGCTTACGGACTCGATAAGCTAAAGAACGTTTCTATTCTTCCTGAGTCAGAAGCAACATGGGATAAGCTGGAGCAAAATAAGGAATCCATGCAGAATGTCCGCTTATGGGATTCCCGCCCTCTTCTTAGAAGTTTTAAACAGCTGCAGGAAATTCGCTCATACTACGACTTTATTGACGTTGATATTGATAGATATCGCTTCGATGAAGAGTACAGGCAGGTTATGATAGCAGCCAGGGAACTTGATCTTAAGAGTCTGCAGAACCCTACTTGGGTAAACCAGCACGTGGAATTCACCCACGGATATGGCATTGTCATGAACCCTGTAAATGAAGTCAGCCCTAGCGGCCTTCCCATACTCTGGGTTGAGAACTTGCCTCCACGGGTGCATATTCCAGTGGATCTCAGTCGACCTCAGATTTATTTTGGAGAAAAGCCTGACTCCTATATATTTGTAAAAACCACAGAAAAAGAGTTCGACTATCCCATGGGGACATCCAATGTCCGCACTACCTACGAAGGCTCCGGCGGAGTTTCTATCGGATCCTTTTTCAGGCGAATGCTTTTTGCCATGAGATATGGCGATTCCAAAATTCTGTTCACCTCCGTCTTCACCCCTGAAAGCAGAATACTTTTCTATCGGAATGTGCAACAGCGGCTTCGCCGAGTAGCCCCATTCCTTCTCTATGATTCTGATCCCTATCTGGTGATCCATGACGGCCGCCTTGTCTGGATGCAGGATGCCTATACCACGACAGACCGCTATCCCTACTCAGAACCTATTTCTATATCTATGGGAGATAGAAGGGGCTATTTTAAAATTAATTACATTCGCAACAGCGTAAAAGCCACAGTTGACGCCTATGACGGAACTATGCGTTTTTACATCGTCAATGAAAATGATCCTCTTATCAAAACATGGAAACAGATTTTTCCCTCCCTCTTTAGCTCTATTGAGGAAATGCCGAAGAACTTAAGAGAACATATCCGTTACCCCAAGGATATGTTCTCTATCCAGAGTGAAACTCTTAAAACATACCATATGCTCGATCCCAACACCTTCTATAATAAAGAAGACGTGTGGCAAACCTACAGAGGTAGCGACGGCACTGAACCTCTCGCAGCTCACTATATGATTATGAAACTGGGAGATGGGCAACCGGCAGAGTTCGCGCTCATTGCGCCTTTTATGCCCGTGGGAAGAGACAATATGATTGCCTGGATGGCAGGACGATGTGACGGTGAAAAATATGGAGAGCTCCTTGTCTATACCTTCCCCAAGCAAAAGTTGATTTATGGCCCTGCCCAGGTCGAGGCCCTCACTAATCAGCATCCAGAGATATCTTCTCAGCTCTCTCTGTGGAGCCAGAGAGGTTCTGATGTGATCAAGGGCAATATTATGGTCATCCCCATTGAAGACGCCGTTCTTTACGTCCAGCCTCTCTATTTGAGAGCTGAAAACAGCGACCTTCCAGAACTCAAGAGGGTTATTGTTTCCACAGGAGGCAGGGTGGAATGGGGGGAACGTCTTGATGAAGCCCTCGAAAAGCTTCTTGGGAAGAGAGAAGGGAAAACTTCAACAAAACCTCCCCTGCCAGCAAAAGAAGAAGCTGGGGAAGAAAAGCCTCTTCTTTATGATGGGGCTATAAAAGAGCTGGTTCAACAGGCCCAGCATACGTGGGAACAGGCACAAAAGGCTCTAAAAGAAGGAAATTGGAACAGATACGGCGAAATGATGAAACAGCTGGAATCCCTTCTTCAGCAATTAGGAAATGCAATTCAATAA
- a CDS encoding serine dehydratase subunit alpha family protein, with amino-acid sequence MFTVKEFLRSEVKPALGCTEPGAVALAVARAWKEADCECVRDVEVTVSSSIYKNGIAVGIPGTNGLKGNVVAAALAAVCGNPEYGLEVLRDCSEEAVQKAQDLVGEGKVKIIADMNRHGVYVKAVVTTAHHLSECVIEGSHTNIIKVTLDGKSRYTLQGISQNTQKNEEKSISDQIKAMTYSETVRLIEDLDEEDVDYVMEGVRMNMEIARLGLDTTRKLGLGVGKTMMKFAGDGTDLRTLGDKVKAISAAAADARMSGASLPVMSSAGSGNHGITAILPVSIVAEHYQKSREETARAIALSHLTTSFIKSRMGRLSPVCGCSVAAGAGAAAGMTFLLSGDLHKAEKAVEILVSNLVGMLCDGAKDTCALKVGTGAYEAYCAAMIVLEGNELDGPQGVVGETIEKTIENASAINIEGMIDVDRIIIEFVSKRYADEEALKNAVS; translated from the coding sequence ATGTTTACTGTTAAGGAGTTTTTACGCTCTGAAGTAAAACCAGCCCTCGGATGTACCGAGCCTGGTGCGGTGGCGTTGGCTGTCGCCCGGGCGTGGAAAGAAGCTGACTGTGAGTGTGTAAGAGATGTAGAAGTAACAGTTAGCAGCAGCATTTATAAGAATGGAATAGCAGTAGGTATTCCTGGAACAAATGGCCTGAAGGGCAATGTTGTAGCAGCAGCTCTGGCAGCTGTTTGCGGCAACCCCGAGTACGGTCTTGAGGTTTTACGAGATTGTTCGGAAGAAGCAGTGCAGAAGGCACAAGATCTTGTAGGAGAAGGAAAAGTAAAGATTATAGCAGACATGAATAGACACGGTGTTTATGTCAAAGCAGTAGTTACTACAGCACATCACCTATCTGAATGTGTTATTGAAGGAAGTCACACGAATATCATCAAAGTTACCCTCGATGGTAAATCTCGATACACTCTCCAGGGAATTTCCCAGAATACCCAGAAGAATGAAGAAAAAAGCATTTCCGATCAAATAAAAGCCATGACTTATAGCGAAACTGTGCGTCTTATTGAAGATTTAGACGAAGAAGACGTAGATTACGTCATGGAAGGCGTACGCATGAATATGGAGATTGCCAGACTAGGGCTTGATACAACAAGAAAATTAGGGCTCGGAGTAGGAAAAACCATGATGAAATTTGCCGGAGATGGCACAGACCTCCGTACCCTTGGAGATAAAGTAAAAGCTATTTCTGCAGCAGCAGCAGATGCCAGGATGTCGGGAGCCTCTCTCCCTGTCATGAGCAGCGCTGGCAGCGGCAACCATGGCATAACAGCCATCCTTCCCGTTTCTATTGTGGCAGAGCACTATCAGAAGAGCAGAGAAGAAACAGCCAGGGCCATCGCCCTGAGTCACCTGACCACAAGCTTTATAAAAAGTCGCATGGGGCGGCTTAGCCCAGTATGCGGTTGTAGCGTAGCAGCAGGAGCCGGCGCAGCTGCTGGCATGACTTTTCTTCTTTCCGGCGACCTTCATAAAGCAGAGAAGGCCGTTGAAATACTCGTCAGCAATCTTGTGGGAATGTTATGTGATGGCGCCAAAGATACATGTGCTCTTAAGGTGGGAACAGGAGCCTATGAGGCCTACTGTGCTGCCATGATCGTGCTCGAGGGGAACGAACTTGACGGCCCCCAAGGAGTAGTGGGCGAAACCATTGAAAAAACAATAGAGAACGCATCGGCGATCAATATCGAGGGCATGATAGACGTTGATAGAATCATCATAGAATTCGTTTCAAAGCGATATGCTGACGAGGAAGCATTAAAGAACGCAGTGTCATAA
- the cas2 gene encoding CRISPR-associated endonuclease Cas2, which translates to MKKWFIISYDIRNEKRLRKVAKLMEGYGQRIQYSVFRLHLNERGLEHLRWKLSKCTTAEDGLLITELCEKCISRLRMRNGENAWPDEPEKWIVL; encoded by the coding sequence ATGAAAAAATGGTTTATTATTTCTTACGACATCCGAAATGAAAAACGGCTTCGCAAGGTTGCGAAACTTATGGAAGGCTATGGTCAACGCATTCAATACAGCGTATTTCGTCTTCATCTCAACGAAAGAGGGCTAGAACATCTTCGATGGAAACTTAGTAAATGTACAACAGCAGAAGATGGCCTCCTCATAACAGAGCTTTGTGAAAAATGCATTTCTCGACTAAGGATGCGAAATGGAGAAAATGCTTGGCCTGATGAACCCGAAAAATGGATTGTACTATAA